One Vibrio penaeicida DNA segment encodes these proteins:
- the cyoB gene encoding cytochrome o ubiquinol oxidase subunit I, translated as MFGKLNWDVIPYTDPVILPVMIAAILGGLGLLGLITYMGKWKYLWAEWLTSVDHKKIGIMYIIVALVMMVRGFSDAILMRSQQALATVDASYLPPEHYDQIFTAHGVIMIFFVAMPLVVGLMNVVVPLQIGARDVAFPFLNSLSFWLFVVGAILINLSLFVGEFASTGWLAYPPLSGMEYSPWVGVDYWLWSLQISGIGTLLTGVNFVVTILRMRAPGMKLMQMPVFTWTSLCANALIIVAFPILTVTLTLLTLDRYIGTHFFTNDMGGNQMMYVNLIWAWGHPEVYILVLPAFGIFSEICATFSRKRLFGYTSLVWATAVIMVLSFVVWLHHFFTMGAGASVNAFFGIATMIISIPTGVKIFNWLFTMYKGRVEFTASMWWTMAFLVTFTIGGMTGVMLAVPAANFVLHNSLFVIAHFHNVIIGGAVFGYFAGFTYWFPKATGFKLNEKWGKVSCALWTIGFFVAFMPVYVLGFNGMTRRLNATDNPEWAPLLMIAAFGVAIIAAGIAAQFYQVFISIRDRKQNMDETGDPWNGRTLEWATSSPPPFYNFATLPKIHDRDEHHYRKEHGMAYQKPDRYKRIHMPSNTWAGVVISFFSLIMGFAFVWHIWWMVVVGFLGMIVSWIVYSFQRNKDYYVEVSEVEAIEGPHLDKVYQERPEFNPASKETDTKPASPAV; from the coding sequence ATATTCGGAAAACTAAACTGGGACGTCATTCCGTACACTGACCCAGTTATTTTGCCCGTTATGATTGCCGCGATCCTTGGTGGTCTCGGTCTGCTAGGTTTGATTACCTACATGGGTAAATGGAAATACTTGTGGGCTGAATGGTTAACCTCTGTTGACCACAAGAAAATTGGTATCATGTACATCATCGTTGCGCTAGTCATGATGGTTCGGGGTTTTTCCGACGCCATATTGATGCGTTCGCAGCAAGCATTAGCGACGGTAGATGCCTCGTATCTGCCCCCCGAACACTACGACCAAATCTTTACGGCTCACGGCGTAATCATGATTTTCTTCGTGGCCATGCCTTTGGTTGTCGGTTTGATGAACGTTGTTGTGCCTCTTCAAATTGGTGCGCGCGACGTTGCTTTCCCATTCCTAAACTCCTTGAGTTTCTGGCTATTCGTTGTAGGTGCAATCCTAATCAACCTTTCTTTGTTCGTTGGTGAATTCGCTTCGACTGGTTGGTTGGCATATCCGCCTCTTTCAGGAATGGAATACAGCCCGTGGGTTGGTGTGGATTATTGGCTCTGGTCGCTCCAGATCTCTGGTATCGGTACGCTTCTAACAGGTGTTAACTTCGTTGTTACCATCTTGCGCATGCGTGCTCCAGGAATGAAGCTGATGCAAATGCCTGTGTTCACTTGGACTTCTTTGTGTGCCAACGCACTTATCATCGTTGCTTTCCCTATTCTTACCGTTACGCTGACACTTCTGACTCTTGACCGCTACATTGGTACCCATTTCTTTACCAATGATATGGGTGGCAACCAGATGATGTACGTGAACTTGATTTGGGCATGGGGTCACCCAGAGGTATACATTCTGGTTCTACCAGCGTTTGGTATCTTTTCGGAAATCTGTGCAACGTTCTCTCGTAAACGACTGTTTGGTTATACGTCTCTTGTATGGGCGACGGCAGTAATCATGGTTCTTTCGTTTGTCGTGTGGCTACACCACTTCTTTACCATGGGGGCTGGGGCAAGTGTTAACGCCTTCTTCGGAATAGCCACCATGATAATATCCATACCCACCGGGGTTAAGATATTTAACTGGCTCTTCACCATGTATAAAGGACGTGTAGAGTTCACGGCAAGTATGTGGTGGACAATGGCATTCCTTGTTACCTTCACCATTGGTGGTATGACAGGTGTAATGCTAGCGGTACCTGCAGCAAACTTTGTACTACACAACAGCTTGTTCGTAATCGCTCACTTCCACAATGTAATCATTGGTGGTGCAGTATTCGGTTACTTTGCTGGCTTTACATACTGGTTCCCTAAAGCAACTGGCTTCAAACTGAACGAGAAGTGGGGCAAGGTTTCTTGTGCACTTTGGACTATCGGTTTCTTCGTTGCCTTTATGCCGGTATACGTACTTGGTTTCAACGGCATGACTCGCCGTCTAAATGCGACAGACAACCCAGAGTGGGCACCATTGCTTATGATTGCTGCATTCGGTGTTGCCATCATCGCAGCTGGTATTGCCGCTCAGTTCTACCAAGTATTCATCAGTATTCGTGACCGTAAGCAAAATATGGACGAAACAGGTGACCCTTGGAATGGCCGTACTCTTGAGTGGGCAACGTCTTCTCCACCTCCATTCTACAACTTTGCAACTCTGCCAAAAATTCATGACAGAGACGAGCACCACTACCGCAAAGAACATGGAATGGCGTATCAAAAACCTGACCGCTACAAGCGAATCCACATGCCAAGTAACACTTGGGCAGGTGTAGTAATCAGCTTCTTCTCGCTGATTATGGGCTTCGCATTTGTATGGCATATCTGGTGGATGGTTGTTGTTGGCTTCCTAGGCATGATCGTGTCTTGGATCGTATACAGCTTCCAGCGCAATAAAGATTACTACGTTGAAGTTTCTGAAGTTGAGGCAATTGAAGGTCCTCATCTAGACAAGGTTTATCAGGAGCGCCCTGAATTTAACCCTGCGTCGAAAGAAACTGACACGAAACCTGCATCCCCAGCGGTTTAA
- the cyoC gene encoding cytochrome o ubiquinol oxidase subunit III, with protein MTAHDKAVLDNGGHDDHDHHDYAGDTIFGFWIYILSDCLLFGTLFATFAVFSNSFAGIVEPSELFNLWFVAGGTALLLLSSFTFGMGMLKAKERDAKGMWFWLWTTFALGLGFLIMELYEFHHFSAAGATFDSSAYWSSFYALVATHGLHVFAGLIWMIVLYFHFKRDGFTEDNEARLSCLSLFWHFLDVIWICVFSVVYLMGVM; from the coding sequence ATGACTGCACATGATAAAGCAGTGCTGGACAATGGTGGTCACGATGATCATGACCACCATGATTACGCTGGCGACACTATCTTTGGCTTTTGGATTTATATCCTAAGCGACTGTTTATTATTCGGTACGTTGTTTGCCACATTTGCTGTTTTCTCAAATAGCTTTGCGGGCATTGTAGAACCAAGTGAATTATTCAACCTGTGGTTTGTAGCAGGCGGTACCGCTTTGCTACTGCTTAGTAGTTTCACCTTCGGCATGGGTATGCTGAAAGCGAAAGAGCGCGATGCGAAAGGCATGTGGTTCTGGCTTTGGACAACCTTTGCTTTAGGTCTGGGCTTCTTGATTATGGAACTTTATGAGTTCCATCATTTCAGCGCAGCAGGTGCAACGTTTGACAGCAGTGCATACTGGTCGTCTTTCTACGCATTAGTAGCCACGCACGGTTTGCACGTTTTCGCTGGTTTGATTTGGATGATCGTTTTGTATTTCCACTTTAAACGAGATGGCTTTACTGAAGACAACGAAGCACGTCTGTCTTGCTTAAGCTTATTCTGGCACTTCCTAGATGTAATCTGGATTTGTGTGTTTAGTGTGGTTTATCTAATGGGAGTGATGTAA
- the cyoD gene encoding cytochrome o ubiquinol oxidase subunit IV yields the protein MAQTAEHGHGGQAHGSVKEYVMGLIYSVLLTVIPFAMVMMDIGSPQLKIGVILICAVAQILVQLVFFLHMNTSSEQMWNTTSAVFVVVLVAIILIGSLWIMEHLNHNMLMGH from the coding sequence ATGGCACAGACTGCAGAACACGGTCATGGCGGTCAAGCACATGGCAGCGTTAAAGAATATGTAATGGGTCTTATTTACTCCGTCTTACTCACAGTGATCCCATTCGCTATGGTAATGATGGATATAGGTTCTCCACAGTTGAAAATCGGCGTTATCTTGATCTGTGCTGTTGCGCAAATTTTGGTTCAGCTGGTGTTCTTCTTGCACATGAATACCTCTTCCGAGCAGATGTGGAACACGACCTCGGCAGTATTCGTGGTCGTCTTAGTTGCCATCATATTAATTGGTTCGCTTTGGATTATGGAACACCTGAACCACAATATGCTGATGGGTCACTAA
- the cyoE gene encoding heme o synthase, with protein sequence MISNYLQLTKPGIIRGNLVAAAGGFFLASQGQIDWALFLAVCLGTTFIVASGCVFNNFIDKDIDAKMKRTCQRELVQKVVPVSNALAWATILGIAGFSTLFFFTSTVAFWFGVLGFVVYVGFYSLYYKRHSVHGTLIGGLSGACPPVIGYCAVTNQLDLGAAIVFLTFCIWQIPHSYAIAIYRFDDYKAASIPVLPIKEGVDKARTHIMGYIVAFAIASLALTYLGYAGSWYALGMGLVSMYWLYLAKVSFQKMPTEQWGKQQMLFSIVCIMVFCILISIDFSPSEIHETQQASVNILQLKEFI encoded by the coding sequence ATGATTTCGAACTATTTACAACTCACTAAACCTGGCATTATCCGCGGCAACCTAGTTGCTGCGGCTGGTGGCTTCTTTCTGGCCTCTCAAGGCCAGATTGACTGGGCCCTTTTCCTTGCCGTGTGTTTAGGTACGACATTCATCGTTGCATCAGGCTGCGTTTTCAATAACTTCATCGATAAAGACATCGATGCCAAGATGAAGCGCACTTGCCAACGTGAGCTAGTACAAAAAGTCGTCCCAGTGTCCAATGCTTTAGCTTGGGCTACCATTCTGGGTATTGCAGGGTTTTCTACTCTGTTTTTCTTCACCTCTACAGTCGCTTTCTGGTTCGGTGTTCTTGGGTTTGTTGTGTATGTTGGCTTCTACAGCCTTTACTACAAGAGACACTCTGTACATGGAACGTTAATCGGTGGCTTGTCTGGTGCTTGTCCTCCGGTCATTGGGTATTGCGCAGTAACCAACCAATTGGATCTTGGTGCTGCAATTGTATTCCTTACCTTTTGTATTTGGCAGATACCACACTCATACGCAATCGCCATTTATCGTTTCGATGATTACAAAGCGGCATCGATTCCTGTATTGCCGATTAAAGAAGGTGTAGATAAAGCGCGTACTCATATCATGGGTTATATCGTTGCTTTTGCTATCGCTTCTTTGGCTCTAACTTACTTAGGCTATGCCGGTAGTTGGTATGCTTTAGGTATGGGTCTGGTCAGCATGTACTGGTTGTACTTAGCGAAAGTAAGTTTTCAAAAAATGCCAACCGAGCAATGGGGTAAGCAACAAATGCTGTTCTCTATCGTTTGTATTATGGTGTTCTGCATTTTGATTTCTATCGACTTCTCTCCGTCAGAAATCCATGAAACTCAACAAGCATCGGTGAACATACTTCAACTCAAGGAATTCATCTAA
- a CDS encoding SCO family protein: MIRNPVKIVLALGVLALAGILALYVDNTTLPIGEKPRQFKDLGGKFHLNSASGSVDLDEYKDKVVVLYFGYLNCAEVCPSSMGVMSASFKYLSEEIYDKTQGFFVSVDPERDDLESINEFAQYFDKQILGLTGTEEEIQTITDQYGVYIDLVDMSSSELAYTVDHASRFYIIDPAGQLVDSLSHSTTPIELAARIERALEEYNSNTGNAS, from the coding sequence ATGATTCGAAACCCAGTGAAGATAGTATTAGCATTGGGTGTCCTTGCTCTGGCAGGTATTCTTGCACTCTACGTGGACAATACAACGCTCCCTATAGGAGAGAAACCTCGCCAGTTCAAAGACTTAGGTGGAAAATTCCACTTAAACAGTGCTAGTGGCTCTGTCGACCTTGACGAATATAAAGACAAGGTTGTTGTTTTGTATTTTGGTTACCTAAATTGTGCTGAAGTTTGCCCTTCATCAATGGGGGTAATGTCTGCATCGTTCAAATATCTATCTGAAGAGATATACGATAAGACACAAGGGTTCTTTGTGAGCGTCGACCCAGAGCGAGACGACTTAGAATCAATTAATGAGTTTGCACAGTATTTCGACAAACAAATTTTGGGCTTAACTGGCACAGAAGAAGAGATTCAAACCATTACCGATCAATACGGTGTTTATATTGATTTGGTTGACATGTCATCGTCTGAGCTTGCCTATACAGTAGACCACGCTTCCCGGTTTTATATCATCGACCCTGCAGGGCAGCTCGTTGACTCTCTAAGCCACAGTACAACGCCTATAGAGCTAGCGGCTCGTATTGAGAGAGCATTGGAAGAGTACAATTCAAATACCGGAAATGCTTCATGA
- a CDS encoding copper chaperone PCu(A)C, whose translation MKLAKIGIVGFIAFLLAFSVAYYEKTKKPFYQPDPLPSSEVQRLTDKAYVDYARIKATIPGIKVTSGYLNITNKGADTIRFTHVETDAAKHTEFHRMFLRDSRMAMRKIEVIEVKPNETFKLEPNGYHLMLMGLTQRFKAGETIKVTLIRDNGERYTLDFPVMSVKAK comes from the coding sequence ATGAAATTAGCCAAAATTGGCATTGTGGGTTTTATCGCATTTTTGCTGGCTTTTTCCGTCGCCTACTACGAAAAAACCAAAAAGCCTTTCTATCAGCCAGACCCTTTACCATCAAGTGAAGTTCAGCGCTTAACGGACAAGGCTTACGTCGATTACGCTCGAATCAAAGCTACAATTCCAGGCATTAAAGTGACGTCGGGTTATCTGAACATCACAAACAAAGGTGCAGATACAATTCGCTTTACGCACGTCGAGACCGATGCTGCGAAACATACTGAATTCCACCGTATGTTCTTACGCGACAGCCGAATGGCAATGCGAAAAATAGAGGTGATTGAAGTCAAACCTAACGAGACTTTCAAGTTAGAGCCCAACGGATATCACTTAATGCTAATGGGATTAACTCAGCGTTTTAAAGCGGGTGAAACCATAAAAGTCACATTGATACGCGATAACGGAGAGCGCTATACTCTCGACTTTCCTGTTATGTCTGTCAAAGCAAAATAG
- a CDS encoding RCC1 domain-containing protein encodes MRHPLTIFLSLSLTGCYTDGHCTLVPRTDNGKIEIVCSAIEDITQDTPTTSDENDTDPPKNDVPPTPEDSESTPPQPELVEPNPELEPEPEPDPEPEPEPQPEPEPEPEPEPEPEPEPEPEPEPEPEPEPEPEPEPEPEPEPEPEPEPEPEPEHEPEPEPEPEPSLSEISEISISGDMVPDSTIIPTISCTECAGTTFYRWLIDDVEVSTSPQYLFTLSDFEKTLTLEVKVTDSNGTISDTSFAKFKRTHVNSITTNPFAYAALMNDKSVVTWGITNNGGNSISVASQLTDIDSIVAGYSSFAAIKTDGSVVTWGLASSGGDSSSVKDDLINVTAITSNNHAFAALKSDGTVVTWGNSSRGGDSSAVQLNLTNVIEIVSTEFAFAARKSDGTVVVWGDPLRGGDLEGLSLSNIDRVIGGKYAFAAVDQSNTVYFWGLDAAGGLPISAIPNYAASGVSTVISNDLSFAMIKTNNELTAHGFNNYGGDMGTLANRVTNTSSVYGSRYGFAALLEDGSVVGWGSIDGVLYGTATKPNFYTPTVTSISTITITRDAFAALETNGTVVTWGDADDGGDSTSVAAELVNVSSIHSARSAFVALKEDGSVVTWGDTSRGGDSSLNLTGTLEDIESIYSSLYAFSVITEQKDIVTWGLLSHSDISSVMSSLEPKVERIETSYD; translated from the coding sequence ATGCGACATCCTCTCACTATTTTTCTATCTCTATCACTGACCGGTTGTTATACCGATGGACACTGTACTCTAGTCCCAAGGACGGATAACGGTAAAATAGAAATAGTATGCTCAGCTATTGAAGATATTACGCAAGATACCCCAACCACATCCGATGAAAATGATACAGATCCCCCAAAAAATGACGTGCCTCCAACACCGGAGGACTCCGAAAGCACTCCCCCACAACCAGAACTTGTGGAGCCTAACCCGGAATTAGAGCCTGAACCTGAGCCAGATCCCGAACCTGAGCCAGAACCCCAACCTGAACCCGAGCCTGAACCTGAACCCGAGCCAGAACCCGAGCCCGAACCTGAGCCAGAACCCGAACCTGAACCCGAACCTGAGCCAGAACCTGAACCTGAACCTGAACCTGAACCTGAGCCAGAACCCGAGCCCGAACCTGAGCCTGAACCTGAACACGAGCCTGAGCCTGAGCCTGAGCCTGAGCCATCACTGTCAGAGATTTCTGAGATATCAATTTCTGGGGACATGGTGCCGGATTCGACCATAATTCCAACGATTAGCTGTACTGAATGTGCAGGAACGACATTCTATCGGTGGCTTATTGATGATGTAGAAGTGAGTACAAGCCCGCAGTATCTATTCACTCTATCTGATTTTGAAAAAACGCTAACCCTTGAGGTTAAAGTAACAGATTCTAATGGAACAATTTCTGATACGAGCTTTGCGAAGTTCAAGCGAACACATGTAAATAGTATTACCACTAACCCTTTTGCTTATGCCGCACTTATGAATGACAAGAGTGTAGTAACTTGGGGGATTACAAATAATGGAGGAAACTCGATCTCTGTCGCGTCTCAGTTAACCGATATAGATTCGATAGTCGCTGGCTACAGCTCTTTTGCTGCGATAAAAACCGATGGAAGTGTAGTAACCTGGGGGCTGGCATCCAGTGGAGGCGATTCTAGTTCAGTCAAAGATGACCTCATTAACGTAACGGCGATCACTTCAAACAACCATGCCTTTGCTGCATTAAAATCCGATGGAACGGTCGTAACCTGGGGGAACAGCTCACGAGGTGGTGACAGCAGTGCCGTCCAATTGAATTTAACCAATGTAATAGAAATTGTTAGCACAGAGTTTGCGTTCGCTGCGAGAAAATCTGATGGAACAGTTGTCGTGTGGGGTGATCCGCTGCGAGGCGGTGATTTAGAGGGCTTATCTCTTTCTAACATCGATCGTGTCATCGGTGGAAAATATGCTTTTGCCGCGGTAGACCAGTCAAATACGGTTTATTTTTGGGGGCTTGACGCTGCCGGAGGTTTACCGATTTCTGCAATTCCAAATTATGCAGCATCAGGCGTCTCAACTGTCATCAGTAATGACCTTTCTTTCGCCATGATCAAGACTAACAACGAGCTGACAGCACATGGCTTTAATAACTATGGTGGCGATATGGGTACACTCGCCAATCGCGTAACAAATACTTCCTCTGTTTACGGCTCAAGGTATGGGTTCGCTGCATTGTTGGAAGATGGCTCCGTCGTCGGTTGGGGGTCAATCGATGGCGTTCTATATGGCACGGCAACGAAACCCAATTTTTACACCCCGACGGTTACCAGTATCTCAACGATTACAATAACACGAGATGCGTTTGCTGCTCTCGAAACCAACGGTACGGTTGTGACATGGGGAGATGCCGATGATGGTGGTGATAGCACATCCGTTGCGGCAGAATTGGTCAACGTTTCATCAATACATTCCGCTCGAAGTGCATTTGTAGCATTAAAAGAGGACGGCAGTGTTGTCACTTGGGGAGATACTAGTAGAGGTGGTGATAGCTCGTTGAATTTGACGGGCACTCTGGAAGATATCGAAAGCATATATAGCTCTCTTTACGCCTTCTCAGTCATCACAGAGCAAAAAGACATAGTCACGTGGGGGCTACTTTCCCACTCAGATATCAGTTCAGTGATGAGCAGTCTTGAACCCAAAGTGGAACGAATAGAAACGTCATACGATTAG
- a CDS encoding endo alpha-1,4 polygalactosaminidase, which produces MPTLRIWIFLISLLPISVFAAKGPEFAAKESESIAFYYGAIDSVRELINYDRVVVTPTLISDRNIKALHKANTRVFAYLSVGELSGQTIPKSLIRSVKTKNKNWNSHVMDLSSKPWQHHILLEAENYSKRGFDGIFLDTLDSYFLFAHTETQKTHQQAALIDIIRSLAQTSDSPEILVNRGFEVLPSVASKIAGVVAESLYYGYKPTNQQYVKMSSSDSNWLSKKLKPIKNSGLEVIVIDYLPASQREEQRNAAKKLIREGYTPYISDGMLYQFGISTIEPIPKRVLGVYDSSFETYTLSRCHRMFSMPIEYNGYVPECMDVNQPQFADLDLTRYAAIFFWLEQETYTNTPLLTDWIRSALNRIPILFIKTLPQDQDLLSKMGVKLDGFLSGKLDISRGNEWLSNHYPLPLSEFERYPKWQPTDKDITPLIQIKDSTGRSSTLMFKAKWGGASLSPLPVLNLANQRETWLIDPFQMIGKLLNLPDIPIADVTTNSGRRILTSHVDGDGFPSVSWFPKKQYTAETLYQKVFKPFKLPQTISIIQGEISKEGIYPSKSAELEVIAKKIFALPNVEIASHTFSHPFFWDKRQTVKEKIYGDNLPIEGYKLDFHKEIKGSADYINQRLAPKGKQTKLILWSGVANPTESVLRIAEDANLLNVNGGNTFLVNGGGKFAPISPTIAWYTSAVQVYAPVLNENMYTNLWTEHFDGYQRVLETFKLTGEPRRIKSVSIYYHMYSGAYPASLKVIINLHEWAKKQTLIPLYLSDYAQQAQSLYETGIAKTLDGDWLVSSTGIRSVRFNDTSFTPDIQLSQLAGWNQGPDGNYFILTSPKTRFIERVQKKNQTRLVHSNGKILKWETAKCTKGNCAESYKVYWEIESYVPLEMVIANAAQCKLQTALPFETQTIKKNHTKYLMKTSGYVSGSLTCP; this is translated from the coding sequence ATGCCTACTCTGAGAATATGGATTTTTCTCATAAGTTTGTTGCCTATTTCTGTTTTTGCTGCAAAAGGTCCTGAATTTGCTGCTAAAGAAAGTGAATCTATCGCCTTCTATTATGGGGCGATAGATTCTGTCAGAGAGCTCATTAATTATGACCGTGTTGTCGTCACACCCACACTAATCTCAGATCGGAACATTAAAGCCTTGCACAAAGCCAACACTCGCGTTTTTGCATATTTGAGTGTCGGAGAGCTAAGCGGTCAAACCATACCTAAATCTTTGATACGTTCAGTTAAAACAAAGAACAAAAACTGGAACAGTCATGTCATGGACTTGTCATCCAAACCGTGGCAACACCACATACTCTTAGAGGCTGAGAATTACAGTAAACGGGGGTTTGACGGTATATTTCTTGACACACTAGACAGTTACTTTTTATTCGCGCATACAGAAACGCAAAAAACACATCAACAAGCCGCCCTTATCGACATCATTCGCTCATTAGCACAAACCTCCGACTCACCAGAAATATTAGTTAACCGAGGCTTTGAGGTACTGCCTAGCGTGGCATCAAAAATTGCTGGCGTCGTCGCAGAGTCTCTTTATTACGGGTACAAGCCAACCAATCAACAATACGTAAAAATGAGCTCTTCTGACTCCAATTGGTTAAGCAAAAAACTCAAACCCATAAAAAATTCGGGATTAGAGGTCATAGTGATCGACTATCTCCCAGCAAGCCAGAGAGAAGAACAGCGAAACGCCGCAAAAAAACTGATCAGGGAAGGCTATACACCTTACATCAGTGACGGAATGCTTTATCAATTCGGCATAAGTACAATAGAGCCCATTCCAAAGCGTGTGCTTGGGGTATATGACAGCAGCTTTGAAACCTATACGCTGTCCCGATGCCATCGGATGTTCTCGATGCCAATTGAGTACAATGGATATGTACCGGAATGTATGGATGTCAACCAGCCTCAATTCGCTGATCTTGATTTAACCCGTTATGCAGCCATCTTTTTTTGGCTTGAACAAGAAACTTACACCAACACACCGCTACTCACCGACTGGATAAGAAGTGCACTTAACCGTATTCCTATTTTATTCATCAAAACGCTGCCTCAGGATCAAGATCTTCTGAGCAAGATGGGGGTAAAACTAGATGGATTTCTATCAGGTAAATTGGACATATCTCGCGGTAATGAATGGCTTTCAAACCACTACCCTTTACCTCTCAGTGAGTTTGAGCGCTACCCAAAATGGCAGCCCACTGATAAAGACATCACACCTTTAATTCAAATCAAAGATTCAACCGGTCGCTCTTCTACATTGATGTTTAAAGCCAAGTGGGGCGGAGCTTCACTTAGTCCATTACCTGTCTTAAACCTCGCAAATCAGAGAGAAACTTGGCTCATAGACCCATTTCAAATGATTGGAAAACTGCTTAATCTTCCCGATATTCCCATCGCAGACGTCACCACAAATTCTGGGCGACGGATTTTGACGAGCCACGTAGATGGTGATGGCTTCCCGTCAGTAAGTTGGTTTCCGAAAAAGCAGTATACCGCCGAGACGCTATACCAAAAGGTGTTCAAACCATTTAAATTGCCTCAAACCATTTCTATCATTCAAGGCGAGATATCCAAAGAGGGCATTTACCCCTCTAAAAGTGCCGAATTAGAAGTCATAGCAAAAAAAATATTTGCCTTACCCAACGTTGAGATTGCCTCTCATACCTTTAGCCACCCATTCTTTTGGGATAAAAGACAAACCGTTAAAGAGAAAATATATGGAGATAACCTTCCTATTGAAGGCTACAAATTAGATTTTCACAAAGAAATCAAAGGTAGTGCCGACTATATAAATCAACGTCTAGCCCCAAAAGGCAAACAGACCAAACTCATACTGTGGTCAGGCGTTGCAAACCCGACAGAAAGTGTACTTAGGATTGCGGAAGACGCAAACCTACTCAACGTAAATGGTGGAAATACATTTCTAGTCAATGGCGGAGGGAAATTTGCGCCTATATCACCCACCATTGCTTGGTATACAAGCGCAGTACAAGTCTATGCTCCCGTTCTAAATGAAAATATGTACACCAACCTATGGACCGAACATTTTGATGGGTATCAACGTGTTTTAGAGACGTTCAAACTAACAGGCGAGCCGCGCCGCATAAAAAGTGTCAGTATTTACTATCATATGTATTCCGGTGCGTACCCTGCCTCCTTAAAGGTGATCATTAACCTACACGAATGGGCAAAAAAACAAACGTTAATTCCTCTTTATCTGAGTGATTACGCCCAACAAGCACAGTCCTTGTACGAAACAGGTATAGCCAAAACATTGGATGGAGATTGGCTCGTTAGCAGTACAGGGATCCGAAGTGTACGATTTAACGACACAAGCTTTACACCCGATATACAACTCAGCCAATTGGCAGGATGGAATCAAGGACCAGACGGTAACTACTTCATTCTCACGTCACCAAAAACAAGATTTATCGAAAGAGTGCAAAAGAAAAACCAAACAAGACTCGTTCATTCAAATGGAAAAATCCTTAAATGGGAAACAGCAAAATGTACGAAAGGTAACTGCGCAGAGTCTTATAAAGTGTATTGGGAAATTGAAAGCTACGTGCCTTTAGAAATGGTCATTGCTAATGCTGCACAATGTAAGTTGCAAACTGCACTGCCTTTTGAAACTCAAACTATCAAAAAGAATCACACCAAATATTTAATGAAAACGTCTGGCTACGTGAGTGGGTCTCTTACTTGCCCCTAA